The sequence GCTGGGGGCGCCACGACCACCACCGCCGCGCACGCCCGCACACCTCCAGCGGCCGCCACGACCGCCCCTGCCACGACCTCTCCGCTCCAACCGCTTGCCGACTCTCTGGGCGTGGCTCCGCGACTTCTGGAATCCGCAAGCCCGACAGCAATCTCAACCCTGGAGAAGCTGCCTTCGTCGGTGAGAACCATGTACAAAAGCCTCGACCAGCGCTACAAGCAGCTGATGGTGAGCAAGCTGCACGGCAGCACCTCGACCCTTCTGGGCGAGGTGAATCATCGCGAGGCCTTCATCGAGGGGTCGGCGATGGGCTTCGACACGTTCGACAAGCTGAAGGAGATGCTGTCGGAGAGCGTGGAGGAAGGCAAGATCAGCAGCGCCACAGCAAACAAGCTCAGCCAGGTGATCGAGTCCTTCAGACACATGTCACGCACCCAGCGCTCCGCCGTGGTCACGCTGCTCGAACGCGACGTGGCGTCGCACTAGCGCAGCGTCCGCGAGAGTTGTCGCTACCCCGCTCACACGCCGACCCGGACGCGGCACGCCCCTCGGGTCGTGGCCCCGCGCCGGCTCACCCCTCGTGGCCGCGGTTCCTCGCGCGCACCACCCGATCGATCTCACGCTGGGTCTCGCGCTCCTTGATCGAATCGCGCTTGTCGTAGGCCTTCTTGCCACGACCGACACCGATCTCGCACTTGGCGCGTCCGCCGCTCCAGTACAGGCGCAGGGGAACCAGTGTGAGCCCCTTCTGCTGACTGACCGCCGCGAGCTCGGCAATCTCACGCTTCTTCAGCAGCAGCTTGCGCGTGCGCACCGGATCATGGTTGAAGATGTTGCCCTGCTCGAACGGGCTGATGTGCAGGTTGTGCAGCCAGCACTCGCCGTTGACGACCCGCGCATAGGCGTCTTGCAGGTTGGCCCGTCCCAGGCGAAGCGACTTGACCTCGGTGCCCTGCAGCACGATACCCGCCTCGTATCGCTCATCGATGAAATACTCGTGCAGCGCCCTGCGATTCATGGTGATGCTCTGATGCTCGTCGTCCTTGCGTGCCATGCCCGTCTACGCTCCTCGAATCGGCAGCCGCGCGACCACGGCTTGCCAGGCCTCGTCGACCTGTCGCTCGGTCTCGACGAGATCACCATCGTTCTCGATGACCACGTCCGCTCTGGCGCGCGCCTGTGCAGGAGAGACCTGGACGGCGATACGCGCGCGCGCCTCGGTCTCGCTCAGGCCGTCGCGCGCCAGGATGCGACGCACCCGCTCCCCCTCGTCAGCCGTGACCACCCATACCTCATCGACCAGACCTTCGCCTCCGGCTTCGAACAGCAGGGGAGCCATGAAGACCGCCACAGACTCCCCCGACGCCTCCGCGCGTCGCGCCATCTCCGCGAGGATGGCCGGATGGGTGAGCGCATTGAGGCGCCCAACCGCTTCCGTGTCGCCAAAGACCCGTGAGGAGAGCGCTTTGCGATCAAGCGACCCGTCGGGAGAGAGCACTCCCTCTCCCCACGCCTCGACGATCTTCGCGAGCAGCGGGGAACCGGGCGCGACCAGATCCCGGCTCACCCGATCGGCGTCGACAACGGCAGCGCCGCGACGCGAGAGCATTTCTGCCACGGCATTCTTGCCACTGGCAATGCCCCCGGTGAGCCCGATGAGAAAGGGCCTGTTCACAAGAACCTCCCTGCAAGAAGAGAAATGCGCCGCCCCTCGCGGGGCGGCGCACCGTCACGCATCCGCGACCGAGACCTACTCGGTCACGGGTGCGGGCGCCTCAGCCTCTGCCGGAGCAACGGCTTCGGCCACGGGGGCGGGGGCCGCCTCGACCACAGGGGCAGGCGCCTCAGCCACAGGGGCGGGGGCCGCTGCCTGCTGCTCGCCACGCAGATGCGCGTCGATGTTGGTGATGCCGCGCTCGGCCATCTTCTCCTTCAGCAGCGCGCCGATGGTGAACTGGCCAGTGGCCTCGCGGGGGCCGCGCTCGGCGCGGGGCTCAGGCTCAACCCAGTGCGGCGACGCGCGGCGCACCGAGAGCTCGATGCGTCGCAGCTGGGCCTGCACCGACATCACCTTGACCTCGACCTCCTGCCCGACGGAGACCACATCTTCGACCTTGTTCACGCGCTCATCGGACAGCTCACGAATGGGCACGAGCCCTTCGACGCCATCAACGAGCTCGACGAACACGTACTTGTTGGCGAGCTTGGTGACCGTGCCCTTGACGATCTGACCTTCCTTGAAGCTGTCTTCGATGGTAAGCCACGGATCGGGACGGGCCTGGCGGATCGACAGCGAGATGCGGTCCTTCTTCTTGTCGATCTTGAGGACCAGGACATCGACCTCGTCGCCGATGCTCACG is a genomic window of Pseudomonadota bacterium containing:
- the smpB gene encoding SsrA-binding protein SmpB encodes the protein MARKDDEHQSITMNRRALHEYFIDERYEAGIVLQGTEVKSLRLGRANLQDAYARVVNGECWLHNLHISPFEQGNIFNHDPVRTRKLLLKKREIAELAAVSQQKGLTLVPLRLYWSGGRAKCEIGVGRGKKAYDKRDSIKERETQREIDRVVRARNRGHEG
- a CDS encoding dephospho-CoA kinase produces the protein MNRPFLIGLTGGIASGKNAVAEMLSRRGAAVVDADRVSRDLVAPGSPLLAKIVEAWGEGVLSPDGSLDRKALSSRVFGDTEAVGRLNALTHPAILAEMARRAEASGESVAVFMAPLLFEAGGEGLVDEVWVVTADEGERVRRILARDGLSETEARARIAVQVSPAQARARADVVIENDGDLVETERQVDEAWQAVVARLPIRGA